The bacterium genome has a window encoding:
- a CDS encoding right-handed parallel beta-helix repeat-containing protein yields the protein VAALGSAEAATYYVDSDDGHDDATRNGGLLEPWRTITYALSRVSGENTFMCRGTFEEEVTVGEDDAGSEFVGNPEATLVGGVFCENYYDGGVGAFRIYGFARGGAQAELFLSNCHFNYPGGTALAAGPYSGRLRTYYCVIEDCRYAVRQTFEFGSLYFSDCIISNCEGGISASGEFFATVTGCSFFNVKGYAVDLGIFYDRGEVCSCEFYGCGTGVGLRGPRGPYYGCHLSVHDSVFSDNDLGISAGCTPKPDRYIVVYNNDAIDNRGNGVEVWGEAKLRGNTVRGNGAHGVYIPEDRPDLGTPGDPGGNTFAGNKSGYDVYNASPENIPAYGNAWDPQSEQEMEGKTWQEVNVTRIYDHWDDPNVGYVMWSKPMVGVAPASLGRIKASFKDAPTSGQAGPASKALGR from the coding sequence GTCGCCGCGCTCGGCTCAGCCGAGGCGGCGACGTACTACGTCGACAGCGACGACGGCCACGACGACGCGACGCGCAACGGCGGCCTCCTCGAGCCTTGGCGCACGATTACCTACGCCCTCTCGCGCGTAAGCGGCGAGAACACTTTTATGTGCCGGGGGACGTTTGAGGAGGAGGTTACCGTAGGAGAAGACGATGCCGGTAGCGAGTTCGTCGGGAACCCGGAGGCGACGTTAGTTGGGGGGGTCTTCTGCGAAAATTATTACGACGGCGGCGTAGGGGCATTCCGCATATACGGTTTTGCGCGGGGCGGGGCGCAAGCAGAGCTGTTCTTGAGTAATTGCCATTTTAACTATCCGGGCGGTACGGCTTTGGCCGCGGGCCCTTATAGCGGCCGGTTACGGACGTATTATTGCGTTATAGAGGATTGCCGTTATGCGGTTCGCCAGACTTTCGAGTTTGGAAGTTTGTATTTTTCGGATTGTATTATTTCGAATTGCGAAGGCGGCATATCTGCTTCCGGCGAGTTTTTTGCTACCGTAACCGGATGTAGCTTTTTCAACGTAAAAGGTTACGCGGTTGATTTAGGCATATTCTACGACCGGGGTGAGGTATGCAGTTGCGAATTCTACGGCTGTGGAACCGGCGTAGGATTGCGGGGACCCAGGGGTCCTTACTACGGCTGCCACCTTTCCGTACACGATTCCGTTTTCAGCGATAACGATTTGGGCATATCCGCGGGTTGTACTCCTAAGCCGGATCGTTACATCGTCGTATATAATAACGACGCGATCGACAACCGCGGCAACGGCGTCGAGGTTTGGGGCGAGGCTAAATTAAGGGGTAATACCGTCAGGGGTAACGGTGCCCACGGCGTCTATATTCCCGAAGATAGGCCGGACCTCGGGACCCCCGGCGACCCCGGCGGCAATACCTTCGCGGGCAATAAGTCCGGCTACGACGTTTACAACGCCTCGCCGGAGAATATCCCGGCCTACGGCAACGCCTGGGACCCGCAGTCGGAGCAAGAGATGGAGGGCAAGACCTGGCAGGAGGTCAACGTCACCCGCATCTACGACCACTGGGACGACCCGAACGTCGGGTACGTTATGTGGAGCAAGCCGATGGTGGGCGTCGCGCCGGCGTCGCTGGGGCGAATCAAGGCGTCGTTTAAGGATGCGCCGACGTCCGGGCAGGCGGGGCCGGCGTCGAAGGCCCTTGGCCGTTAA
- the argF gene encoding ornithine carbamoyltransferase, producing the protein MKVDLSGRSFLSLADFTADEINAILELAEELKRERAAGVRRDIHAGKTLALLFQKPSLRTRVSFDVAMHELGGDALYLGPDEVGVGKRESIADVATVLSRYVHGIAARVFGHDIVEGLAEYGDVPVINGLSDLLHPCQVLADLMTVRERLGRLDGRTLVYVGDGNNVANSLMLGGAITGLNVTVVTPPGFEADAGIASRAQELADRSGAVIAVTNDLAAANGADVLYADVWASMGEEDVAAQKKQAFAGFTVDADMVAAAAPDAIVLHCLPAHYGEEITEDVARGPQSAIWDEAENRLHAQKALLALVL; encoded by the coding sequence ATGAAGGTAGATTTAAGCGGCAGGTCCTTTTTGTCGCTCGCCGACTTCACGGCCGACGAAATAAACGCCATACTCGAGCTGGCGGAGGAGCTCAAACGGGAGCGCGCCGCCGGCGTCCGTCGCGACATCCACGCCGGCAAAACGCTCGCCCTCCTTTTCCAGAAGCCGTCGCTCCGAACGCGCGTATCCTTCGACGTCGCGATGCACGAGCTGGGCGGCGACGCGTTGTACCTGGGCCCGGACGAAGTCGGCGTCGGTAAACGCGAGTCCATAGCCGACGTCGCGACGGTCCTCTCGCGGTACGTCCACGGCATCGCGGCGCGGGTCTTCGGCCACGACATCGTCGAGGGCCTGGCGGAATACGGCGACGTCCCGGTAATCAACGGCCTGTCGGACCTGCTGCACCCCTGCCAGGTACTCGCCGACCTTATGACGGTACGCGAGCGCCTCGGCCGGTTAGACGGCCGTACGCTGGTGTACGTCGGCGACGGCAACAACGTCGCCAACTCGCTGATGCTGGGCGGCGCCATAACGGGCCTCAACGTTACGGTCGTCACGCCGCCCGGCTTCGAGGCCGACGCGGGAATAGCGTCGCGGGCCCAAGAACTCGCCGACCGCTCCGGCGCCGTAATCGCCGTCACCAACGACCTCGCCGCGGCGAACGGCGCCGACGTACTCTACGCCGACGTGTGGGCCAGCATGGGCGAAGAAGACGTCGCGGCCCAAAAGAAGCAAGCCTTCGCCGGGTTCACCGTCGACGCGGATATGGTCGCGGCCGCCGCCCCCGACGCCATCGTCCTCCACTGCCTCCCCGCCCACTACGGCGAGGAGATAACGGAAGACGTCGCCCGGGGGCCGCAGAGCGCGATATGGGACGAGGCCGAGAACCGCCTCCACGCCCAAAAGGCGCTCTTGGCCCTGGTGTTATGA